In a single window of the Terrirubrum flagellatum genome:
- a CDS encoding aliphatic sulfonate ABC transporter substrate-binding protein produces the protein MPIFSFSRRSVLSFAAAAAVTGSVAAQAQTKPTEIRIDYATYNPVGLLLKDRGLLEKEFAKDGIAIRWVQSLGSNKALEFLNAGSLDFGSTAGAAALIGRINGNPIKSVYVYSRPEWTALVTKSDAIKTVADLKGKRVAVTRGTDPHIFLARALQDAKLTEKDVKLVLLQHPDGKIALERGDVDAWAGLDPLTAAAEAEFGARLFFRKPEWNTWGVLNVSEDFAKKYPDIVTRVLKTYEDARKQAVAEPAALKASLVTATKLPDAVIDRQIARTDITSGTIGSTQAETILAAGLALQTAGVIKPETDVKAAVDALIEPRFAQTKSASK, from the coding sequence ATGCCGATTTTTTCCTTCTCCCGCCGTTCCGTCCTGTCCTTCGCCGCCGCCGCCGCGGTGACAGGCTCCGTCGCCGCGCAAGCGCAGACGAAACCAACCGAAATCCGGATCGACTACGCCACCTACAATCCGGTCGGCCTTCTCCTGAAGGATCGCGGTCTCCTCGAAAAGGAGTTCGCCAAAGACGGGATAGCCATCCGCTGGGTGCAGTCGCTGGGCTCCAACAAGGCGCTCGAATTCCTCAATGCCGGCTCGCTTGATTTCGGCTCGACCGCCGGCGCCGCGGCGCTGATCGGACGCATCAACGGCAATCCGATCAAATCGGTCTATGTCTATTCGCGGCCGGAATGGACTGCGCTGGTGACGAAGTCCGACGCCATCAAGACGGTCGCGGACTTGAAGGGCAAGCGCGTCGCTGTCACGCGCGGCACCGATCCGCACATTTTCCTCGCGCGCGCCTTGCAGGACGCGAAGCTGACCGAGAAGGATGTGAAGCTCGTCCTGCTGCAGCATCCCGATGGCAAGATCGCGCTGGAGCGCGGCGATGTCGATGCCTGGGCCGGCCTCGATCCGCTGACCGCCGCGGCGGAAGCGGAGTTTGGCGCCAGGCTCTTCTTCCGCAAGCCCGAATGGAACACCTGGGGCGTGCTCAACGTGTCCGAGGATTTCGCGAAGAAATATCCTGACATCGTGACGCGCGTTCTCAAGACCTATGAAGATGCGCGCAAGCAGGCCGTCGCCGAGCCCGCCGCGTTGAAGGCTTCACTGGTCACGGCGACGAAACTGCCTGATGCGGTCATCGATCGTCAGATCGCGCGCACCGACATCACGAGCGGAACGATTGGATCAACTCAGGCCGAGACGATCCTTGCTGCGGGCCTCGCTCTGCAGACGGCCGGCGTCATCAAGCCCGAGACGGACGTGAAGGCTGCGGTTGATGCGCTGATCGAGCCGCGCTTCGCCCAGACCAAATCCGCGAGCAAATAA